A genome region from Nocardia sp. NBC_01730 includes the following:
- the rimP gene encoding ribosome maturation factor RimP, whose amino-acid sequence MPMPTEERVSQLVAGLVERRGYDLEGVEISTSGKHADAQARVKVTVDSDDTSDLDSIATLSSELSVQLDDAGEFGETPYLLEVSTPGIDRPLTADRHWRRARGRKVRISLREGAQSPEGAATFEARVGAFADDSVALVLGGRRNPHRVTVSLADIAAAVVQVEFSPPGARELELAGGVVAGRPTPGQEDAVAVDDAADVRGTPNAQPESVTASDSPTEGIVE is encoded by the coding sequence ATGCCGATGCCGACCGAGGAAAGGGTGAGCCAGCTCGTAGCTGGACTCGTCGAGCGCCGAGGGTACGACCTCGAGGGTGTCGAGATCTCGACGTCGGGCAAGCACGCGGATGCGCAGGCTCGGGTGAAGGTGACGGTGGACAGCGACGACACCTCCGATCTTGACTCGATCGCCACGCTCAGCTCGGAGCTGTCGGTCCAGCTCGACGACGCGGGCGAGTTCGGCGAGACGCCCTATCTGTTGGAAGTCTCGACCCCAGGCATCGATCGCCCGCTGACCGCGGACCGGCACTGGCGCCGGGCGCGCGGCAGGAAGGTGCGGATCTCACTACGCGAGGGCGCGCAGTCCCCGGAGGGGGCGGCGACATTCGAGGCCAGGGTCGGTGCCTTCGCCGATGATTCGGTGGCGCTGGTGCTCGGCGGCAGACGGAACCCGCACCGGGTGACGGTCTCGCTCGCCGATATCGCCGCGGCCGTCGTCCAAGTCGAGTTCTCCCCGCCCGGCGCGCGAGAGCTCGAACTCGCCGGCGGAGTCGTCGCGGGGCGTCCGACCCCGGGCCAGGAAGATGCGGTAGCGGTCGACGACGCCGCTGATGTCCGAGGAACACCGAACGCACAACCCGAATCCGTAACAGCGTCAGATTCGCCGACCGAAGGGATCGTGGAATGA
- a CDS encoding ferritin-like domain-containing protein, with the protein MTDAERQALLDALNAEYGAVYAYGVIAAYASPERTRLIAEHTAAHRARRDSTADALATSGATVPPPDAAYTVPFPVTDPIPAARLAVTVESDTAVAWRSVVEHGESESVRRTGVDALTEAAVRLALWQSILGADPPTTAFPGKA; encoded by the coding sequence GTGACCGACGCCGAACGCCAGGCACTGCTGGATGCACTGAACGCCGAGTACGGCGCGGTGTACGCCTACGGGGTGATCGCCGCGTACGCCTCGCCCGAACGCACCCGATTGATCGCCGAACACACCGCCGCGCACCGTGCACGGCGCGACAGCACCGCCGACGCGCTCGCCACCAGCGGCGCGACCGTGCCACCGCCGGACGCCGCCTACACGGTGCCGTTCCCGGTCACCGATCCGATCCCGGCCGCACGGCTCGCCGTGACCGTGGAGTCCGACACCGCTGTCGCCTGGCGCTCGGTGGTGGAACACGGCGAATCCGAGTCCGTCCGCCGCACCGGTGTCGACGCGCTCACCGAAGCCGCCGTCCGCCTTGCCCTCTGGCAGTCGATCCTCGGCGCCGACCCGCCGACCACCGCGTTTCCCGGCAAAGCCTGA